The Streptomyces sp. BHT-5-2 genomic interval CGTCCCGTTTTATCCCGCGCGTCGTGGTGGCGGGGCCGCCACGTGCCCTGTGATCTGCAACAACTTGCCGTCGACGGGCAGTGCCAGGCGGTCCGCGGCCAGTGCCGCCGCGAGCGCCAGCGCACCGTCGAGCGGGCTCCCGGACGCCTCGATCGGACGCGCGCCGGGCAGCCGTTCGGCGAGCGCGGCGCGGAGCGGGGACAGCAGGGGGTCGCCCAGTGCGAGCAGACCGCCGGTGAGCGCGACCGCGGCGCCGGGACCGGGCGGGCATACCGCGGCGGCGGAGTCGGCGATGTGGCGCGCCGCGTCCCCCAGGATCCCGGCGGCGACCGCGTCCCCGTCGGCGCAGCGCGCCACCTCGGGGGCGAACGAGGCCAGCACGGCGGGCCGGTCGGGCCGCGGATAGAGCGCGGCGGGCAGCCCGCCGACCGGGCCGAACACCGCCTCCGCCCGGGCCAGCAGCGGCGCGGAGCCGCCGGGGCGGCCGTCGTGGGCGCGCAGTGCCGCCTCCAGCCCGGCCCGCCCGATCCAGGCGCCACTGCCGCAGTCGCCCAGCAGATGACCCCAGCCGTCGGCCCGGCGCCAGCCGCCGGTCGGCGTCAGGTCGGTGCCCAGGGCGACCAGGCCGGTGCCGGCGGCGACCACGGCACCGGGGCGCTGGCCGAGCGTCCCGGCGTAGGCGGTCACCGCGTCGGCGGCGAGTGCCAGGCGGTGGACCCCGAAGGCGGTGGCCAGCGCCTCGGGCAGCCGGGCGCGCAGCGCGGCGCCGAGGGTGCCCATGCCGGCGGCGCCGACGCACGCTGCGGCGAACCGGTCCGCGCCCACCTGCTGCGCCAACTCGGCGCCGGCGGGGAGGAGTTGGGCGAGCAGATGGTCCGCGTCGATGCCGGCCGGGCCGGTGCGGACCG includes:
- a CDS encoding N-acetylglucosamine kinase, with product MAESAGVRAGDHVLGVDSGGSGLRIAVARVGAGGEPPRPAATFTSREPVRTGPAGIDADHLLAQLLPAGAELAQQVGADRFAAACVGAAGMGTLGAALRARLPEALATAFGVHRLALAADAVTAYAGTLGQRPGAVVAAGTGLVALGTDLTPTGGWRRADGWGHLLGDCGSGAWIGRAGLEAALRAHDGRPGGSAPLLARAEAVFGPVGGLPAALYPRPDRPAVLASFAPEVARCADGDAVAAGILGDAARHIADSAAAVCPPGPGAAVALTGGLLALGDPLLSPLRAALAERLPGARPIEASGSPLDGALALAAALAADRLALPVDGKLLQITGHVAAPPPRRAG